A genomic segment from Excalfactoria chinensis isolate bCotChi1 chromosome 15, bCotChi1.hap2, whole genome shotgun sequence encodes:
- the ZNFX1 gene encoding NFX1-type zinc finger-containing protein 1 isoform X1, whose translation MRLHSSVFAKMYMLLRGRLIWSIIINKCLGLVFFCLFVFLHLDHPNIGFIQRGRSGINNVSGQTNNAACQAKEDPQASNYAPLLGKAEDSFAGTGRLINRGRINHGGPVTSGATGHWNEQENDGRGRRHQGGQAHERARGSWNVQENESRERRYQGEQTHERARGSQNVQENKHKGKQYEGGQPQGRAGGLWNEQDDEVRGRRYQGGQGHERARRPWNDQENEGRGKRYEGGQVQGDARGPRNRQEVESKGRRMWLAGNPRFNQNSTPGGTQLSKQPQQVKKVGYKYLESLLQKDSSEVVITLASSSGLKEVLSQTAMKPNFLQLICQVLRKACSSRMDRQSVQQLLGMVKESNFLKICLPQYVSDMVTEAVPAVRHQYPEHIGNIILLLQDLISIFPSSSVQKISLLLTILPASINALRATGVQITEETEKNLNKVQMLVQHLQEKRREGTLRADNYTLMQPQAEGQEETYRTMTIYPTYDELHHDVKPFLRPNIVSGRYESTNIYLDTHFRLLREDFVKPLREGILDLLQSFEDKSLRKRRFDDIRIYFDTRIIAPLCSPSGVVYKVQFDIKPLKFVRWQNSKRLLYGSLVCMSRDHFETCLFATVSERDSEELAKGIVQLSFDAQSRALLAEVQPSDSFLMVETTAYFEAYRHVLEGLQEIQEEDVPFQKYIVECDKEVKEPAYLTLDTKYNFEPLMEDTLSDEDTFVDVFKRQNVRVLDPYQWPSLEALGLDDSQMQALSLALTKELAIIQGPPGTGKTYVGLKIVRALLTNKDAWQRTDQNSPILVVCYTNHALDQFLEGIYTFQKDGMVRVGGRSSSEILKKFTLKELRKKSEFRHNLPMHLRRAYLNITYEMKRAEEELHKGAKHLECTTYGVLHERHLEAFIAPQHWNSLMSGLDDDDFYYGTSKHSMILEWLGLGFTAVTQIAARNIEAENLGGQQEESEEVQEGEAEEELLEILEEADLIQADRMIEDEDLAKPQRRKEEEHRVAHELASMLLAMKLENEEEGTVQPQQKSAQWQISSSQRKKMKHKMKVELHKLNAMSELEAHAIQDLWQLDLNSRWRLYRLWLQTYQGLIRRKILQHEQQYQAAAERLAELRLQEDLCILKEAKVVGMTTTGAAKFRQILQKIEPRIVIVEEAAEVLEAHTITTLSKACQHLILIGDHQQLQPSANVYDLAKNFNLEVSLFERLVKVDFPFVCLKYQHRMRPEIARLLSPHIYQNLENHPSVLKYENVKGVLSNLFFVEHDFPEQDIQEGKSHQNIHEAQFVVELCKYFLCQDYQPSQITILTTYTGQLFCLRKLMPAKTFAGVKVYVVDKYQGEENDIILLSLVRSNKEERIGFLQIPNRICVALSRAKKGLYCIGNMRMLSKVPLWSKVIHTLREKGNIGRSLTLCCQNHPETMTLVSTAADFIKVPEGGCSHPCEFRLDCGHVCTRACHPYDVQHKKYQCLKPCQKVLCRDGHRCPQLCYEPCGPCMVIVEKIVSKCGHLQMIPCSCPDSKFICQEPCQKKLDCGHTCNKRCGQECTTRCSKLVTVNLECGHSQKVCCWMTDEMKYHKPIECMAKCTVKLECGHGCSGSCHACFGGRFHEPCKSPCKRFLICSHKCQQPCTIECPPCQLDCQNRCVHSRCKKKCGERCSPCAEPCEWRCQHYQCTNLCHEPCNRPRCNVPCTKLLRCGHPCIGFCGEPCPKKCLVCDHEEVTQIFFGFEDDEDARFVQLEDCGHIFESQGLDRYMDEDDNAIKLKVCPTCQTPVRKSLRYGTIVKKHLAEIEKVKEKILGPAWEIRSSRQRLQAVLTSKSVLKRSLLGKYLILEDKLNASDLSIRSIGAIENLLNFYERIADLTSSLGKIDAKEQKGLKKRLDEIQEWLDRPRLSFTRQELMDLQAEIQRLTYLLDLLSRCKGTSGKTTVSIAAKIATVREILEGTKRFTEKEEAAVKAELKLIKAALPLSGLGITEAERVQIVSAIGYPRGHWFKCKNGHVYVIGDCGGAMERSTCPECHAVIGGANHTLESTNSLASEMDGATHAAWSETANNLLNFQDLQRLL comes from the exons ATGAGGCTCCACAGCAGTGTCTTTGCCAAAATGTACATGCTGTTGAGAGGCAGGTTAATATGGTCCATCATAATTAACAAGTGTttgggtttggtgtttttttgtttgtttgtttttttacactTAGATCATCCGAATATTGGGTTTATACAGAGAGGCAGAAGTGGAATAAATAACGTGTCAGGCCAAACTAATAACGCAGCATGTCAGGCAAAGGAAGACCCCCAAGCCAGTAATTATGCTCCTCTACTTGGGAAAGCAGAGGACAGTTTTGCTGGCACTGGAAGGCTCATCAATCGAGGAAGGATAAACCACGGTGGACCAGTCACCAGTGGAGCAACAGGACACTGGAATGAGCAGGAGAATGATGGAAGGGGGAGAAGGCATCAAGGGGGACAAGCACATGAGAGAGCCAGAGGGTCCTGGAATGTGCAAGAAAATGAGAGTAGAGAAAGGAGATATCAAGGGGAACAAACACATGAGAGGGCCAGAGGATCCCAGAATGTGcaagaaaataagcataaaGGAAAGCAGTATGAAGGTGGACAACCACAAGGGAGAGCTGGAGGACTATGGAATGAACAAGATGATGAAGTTAGGGGAAGAAGATACCAAGGTGGGCAGGGACATGAGAGGGCCAGGAGGCCCTGGAATGACCAAGAAAATGAGGGTAGGGGAAAAAGGTATGAAGGTGGACAAGTCCAGGGAGATGCTAGAGGGCCAAGAAACAGACAGGAAGTTGAAAGTAAGGGAAGGAGGATGTGGCTTGCAGGGAATCCTCGTTTCAACCAGAACTCTACGCCAGGTGGCACTCAGCTCAGTAAGCAGCCTCAGCAAGTTAAAAAGGTTGGCTACAAATACCTAGAAAGTCTCCTCCAGAAAGACTCGTCTGAAGTTGTCATCACACTTGCTTCGAGTTCAGGTTTGAAAGAAGTTCTTTCCCAAACAGCTATGAAACCCAATTTCCTTCAGCTCATTTGTCAGGTGCTTCGAAAAGCATGCAGTTCCCGAATGGACAGACAAAGTGTCCAGCAGCTTCTTGGAATGGTAAAGGAGTCCAACTTTCTCAAGATCTGTCTGCCACAGTATGTGTCTGATATGGTCACAGAGGCAGTCCCTGCTGTACGACATCAATATCCTGAACATATTGGCAACATCATCTTGCTTCTTCAAGATCTGATCAGTATCTTCCCATCTAGCTCTGTGCAGAAAATCTCCTTGCTCTTGACAATCTTGCCAGCATCTATAAATGCCCTGAGAGCTACTGGTGTGCAGatcacagaagaaacagagaagaaccTAAATAAAGTCCAGATGCTTGTGCAGCACCTCCAGGAGAAGAGACGTGAAGGCACACTGAGAGCTGATAACTACACTCTTATGCAGCCTCAGGCTGAAGGTCAAGAAGAAACCTATCGTACAATGACCATTTATCCAACCTACGATGAGTTACACCATGATGTGAAACCTTTTCTACGTCCCAATATCGTTTCTGGAAGATATGAGAGCACCAACATTTATCTTGATACCCATTTCCGGCTTTTGAGAGAAGACTTTGTAAAGCCCTTAAGGGAAGGTATCTTGGATCTTTTGCAGAGCTTTGAGGATAAAAGTTTGAGAAAGAGAAGATTTGATGACATCAGGATCTACTTTGATACAAGGATTATTGCCCCACTCTGCTCCCCATCTGGTGTTGTTTACAAGGTCCAGTTTGATATAAAACCACTGAAGTTTGTGCGATGGCAGAATTCCAAACGGTTGCTATATGGATCCCTGGTCTGCATGTCCAGAGATCACTTTGAAACATGCCTTTTTGCTACTGTTTCTGAACGAGACAGTGAAGAACTTGCTAAGGGGATTGTGCAGCTCAGTTTTGATGCACAGAGCCGAGCACTGCTAGCAGAGGTTCAGCCTTCAGACTCTTTCCTCATGGTAGAGACAACTGCCTACTTTGAGGCTTATCGGCACGTGTTAGAAGGGCTGCAGGAAATCCAGGAAGAAGACGTTCCATTCCAGAAGTACATAGTGGAATGTGACAAAGAGGTGAAGGAGCCAGCATACCTGACATTGGACACTAAATACAACTTTGAACCCTTGATGGAAGATACCCTGTCAGATGAAGATACATTTGTTGATGTTTTCAAAAGGCAAAATGTCCGAGTTCTTGATCCCTATCAGTGGCCTTCATTGGAAGCCTTGGGATTAGATGACTCCCAAATGCAGGCATTAAGTCTTGCACTCACCAAAGAGCTGGCTATTATCCAAGGACCTCCTGGAACTG GGAAGACTTACGTGGGTTTGAAGATTGTTCGGGCTCTCTTGACTAATAAGGATGCATGGCAAAGAACTGATCAGAATTCTCCCATCCTTGTAGTCTGTTACACTAACCATGCACTGGATCAGTTCTTAGAAG GAATATACACGTTCCAAAAAGATGGGATGGTGCGTGTTGGGGGGAGAAGTAGCAGTGAGATCCTGAAGAAGTTCACTTTGAAGGAGCTGAGGAAGAAGAGTGAGTTCCGACACAACCTGCCAATGCATCTCCGCAGAGCTTATCTGAAT ATAACCTATGAGATGAAACGTGCTGAGGAGGAGCTCCATAAAGGAGCAAAGCACTTAGAGTGCACAACATATGGAGTGCTGCATGAGCGCCACTTGGAAGCATTCATTGCCCCccagcactggaacagtctgATGAGTGGTCTG GATGATGATGACTTTTACTACGGTACTTCAAAACACTCAATGATTCTGGAGTGGCTGGGCCTTGGTTTTACTGCCGTCACCCAAATTGCTGCAAGGAATATAGAGGCTGAGAATCTAG GTGGTCAGCAGGAGGAGAGCGAGGAGGTGCAGGAAGGTGAAGCAGAAGAAGAGCTATTGGAAATCCTAGAGGAGGCCGACCTGATTCAAGCTGATAGAATGATTGAGGATGAGGACTTAGCAAAGCctcagaggaggaaggaggaagagcacAGGGTGGCTCATGAACTAGCTAGTATGCTGTTGGCTATGAAGCTGGAGAATGAGGAAGAAGGAACAGTCCAACCACAACAGAAGTCTGCACAGTGGCAG ataTCTTCttctcagaggaagaaaatgaaacataagATGAAAGTTGAGCTCCATAAATTGAATGCAATGTCTGAGTTGGAGGCCCATGCTATTCAGGATCTGTGGCAACTTGACTTGAACTCCCGCTGGAGGCTTTACAG GCTTTGGCTGCAGACCTACCAGGGGCTTATTCGACGGAAGATTCTTCAGCACGAACAGCAGTaccaggcagcagctgaaagGCTAGCAGAACTGAGGCTGCAAGAAGATCTCTGCATTCTGAAGGAGGCCAAAGTTGTGGGGATGACAACTACAG GTGCTGCCAAGTTCCGTCAGATCTTGCAGAAAATAGAGCCACGAATTGTAATTGTGGAAGAGGCAGCGGAGGTGCTTGAGGCTCACACTATTACAACGCTTAGTAAAGCTTGCCAGCATCTCATCCTCATTGGAGATCACCAGCAG CTGCAACCTAGTGCCAATGTTTATGACCTGGCTAAGAACTTCAATCTGGAAGTGTCTCTCTTTGAACGACTGGTGAAAGTTGATTTCCCCTTTGTATGCCTAAAATACCAA CATCGCATGCGTCCTGAAATTGCCCGGCTTCTCAGTCCTCATATCTACCAGAATTTGGAAAACCATCCCTCAGTCTTGAAATATGAGAACGTAAAA GGGGTCTTATCTAACCTTTTCTTTGTGGAGCATGACTTTCCTGAGCAAGACATCCAGGAAGGGAAAAGCCATCAAAACATACATGAGGCACAGTTTGTGGTGGAACTTTGCAAATACTTCTTGTGTCAGGATTATCAACCTTCTCAGATCACCATTCTCACTACTTACACTGGGCAGCTTTTCTGTTTGCGCAAGCTCATGCCAGCCAAGACTTTTGCAGGTGTGAAGGTTTACGTAGTGGATAAGTACCAGGGAGAAGAGAATGATATTATTCTGCTGTCACTCGTGCGGAGTAACAAAGAGGAGAGAATTGGGTTCCTGCAGATCCCTAATCGGATATGTGTAGCCCTGTCCAGAGCTAAGAAAGGGCTGTATTGTATTGGAAATATGAGAATGCTGAGCAAGGTGCCTCTCTGGAGCAAGGTCATTCACACACTGAGGGAGAAAGGTAACATCGGCCGCTCACTGACACTTTGCTGTCAAAATCACCCTGAGACCATGACTCTGGTATCCACAGCAGCAGACTTCATCAAAGTCCCAGAAGGAGGCTGTAGTCATCCCTGTGAATTCAGGTTGGATTGTGGACATGTTTGCACAAGAGCATGCCACCCATACGATGTGCAGCACAAAAAGTATCAGTGTCTGAAACCTTGTCAAAAGGTGCTTTGTAGAGACGGGCATCGCTGTCCACAGTTATGTTATGAGCCATGTGGACCATGCATGGTAATAGTAGAGAAAATTGTTTCTAAATGTGGCCACCTTCAGATGATACCATGCTCTTGTCCAGACAGTAAGTTTATTTGCCAAGAACCTTGCCAGAAAAAGTTAGACTGTGGGCATACATGCAACAAACGCTGTGGGCAGGAATGTACTACTCGGTGTTCTAAACTGGTTACAGTCAATCTGGAATGTGGCCACAGCCAGAAAGTTTGTTGTTGGATGACTGATGAGATGAAATATCATAAACCTATTGAATGTATGGCTAAGTGTACTGTCAAACTGGAGTGTGGTCATGGATGCTCAGGTTCCTGTCATGCCTGCTTTGGAGGAAGATTTCATGAGCCATGTAAGAGCCCATGCAAGCGCTTCTTGATTTGCTCCCACAAGTGTCAGCAGCCTTGCACTATAGAATGCCCTCCCTGTCAGCTTGACTGTCAGAACCGCTGTGTCCACAGCagatgtaaaaagaaatgtggagaGCGCTGTTCTCCATGTGCAGAGCCATGTGAGTGGCGGTGCCAGCACTATCAATGTACCAATCTTTGCCATGAACCATGCAATAGGCCTCGATGCAATGTACCATGTACCAAGCTGCTGCGCTGTGGTCATCCTTGTATTGGATTCTGTGGAGAGCCCTGCCCAAAGAAGTGCCTTGTTTGTGACCATGAGGAGGTTACCCAGATCTTCTTTGGCTTTGAGGATGATGAGGATGCACGATTTGTACAGCTTGAAGATTGTGGCCACATCTTTGAGTCTCAGGGCCTTGATCGTTATATGGATGAAGATGATAATGCCATTAAGCTGAAGGTGTGCCCTACCTGTCAGACACCAGTCAGAAAGAGTTTGAGATATGGCACTATTGTGAAAAAGCACCTGGCTGAGATAGAGAAGGTGAAAGAGAAAATCCTAGGCCCAGCATGGGAAATTAGGTCAAGCAGACAAAGACTACAGGCTGTGCTCACAAGTAAGAGTGTTCTGAAGAGGAGCCTACTCGGTAAATACCTCATTTTGGAAGATAAGCTGAATGCCTCTGATCTTTCTATAAGGAGCATTGGAGCAATTGAGAATCTGCTTAACTTCTATGAACGTATAGCTGACCTAACCAGTTCTCTGGGCAAAATTGATGCAAAAGAGCAAAAAGGGCTGAAAAAGCGTCTAGACGAAATCCAGGAGTGGCTGGATAGGCCACGTCTCAGTTTTACGCGGCAGGAGCTCATGGATCTGCAGGCTGAGATCCAGAGATTGACCTATCTACTGGACCTCTTGTCAAGGTGTAAAGGCACAAGCGGGAAGACCACTGTGAGCATTGCAGCAAAGATTGCCACGGTTCGTGAGATCTTGGAAGGGACAAAAAGGTTCACGGAGAAGGAAGAGGCTGCAGTGAAAGCTGAGCTGAAGCTTATCAAAGCTGCCCTGCCCCTGTCGGGACTGGGGATCACTGAGGCTGAGAGAGTGCAGATTGTCAGCGCTATCGGCTACCCGCGCGGCCACTGGTTTAAATGCAAAAATGGGCACGTCTATGTGATAGGGGACTGTGGGGGGGCGATGGAGAGGAGTACGTGCCCCGAATGCCACGCGGTCATCGGGGGTGCAAACCACACTCTGGAGAGCACAAACAGCCTCGCTTCTGAGATGGACGGAGCGACCCATGCGGCCTGGTCCGAAACAGCCAACAACCTGCTCAACTTCCAGGATCTCCAGCGCCTGCTGTAG